The Lycium barbarum isolate Lr01 chromosome 9, ASM1917538v2, whole genome shotgun sequence genome has a segment encoding these proteins:
- the LOC132608706 gene encoding uncharacterized protein LOC132608706, whose amino-acid sequence MTTRTHNLLRLLVSCRKITAQVTSTSSNTIIAMASSSEQEFAAQCKAKLNRVPRCRNLWDAKIAFRVGEKLGDRLKEVGVDDVEIDVEEERNRNVYYRKMVKLLFESVKEKGIIVTGVDKLSF is encoded by the exons ATGACCACCAGAACCCACAACCTACTCCGTCTACTAGTCTCTTGTCGGAAAATAACGGCACAG GTAACTAGTACCAGTTCCAACACAATAATAGCTATGGCTTCATCATCTGAGCAAGAGTTTGCTGCACAATGCAAAGCTAAGCTCAATAGAGTTCCTAGATGTCGTAATCTATGGGACGCGAAGATTGCTTTTAGAGTTGGAGAGAAACTTGGCGATAGGCTTAAGGAAGTTGGAGTTGATGACGTGGAAATTGATGTTGAAGAGGAACGAAATAGGAATGTTTATTATAGGAAAATGGTGAAGCTGCTTTTTGAATCTGTTAAGGAAAAGGGCATTATTGTCACTGGAGTTGACAAATTGAGTTTCTAG
- the LOC132608705 gene encoding haloacid dehalogenase-like hydrolase domain-containing protein Sgpp isoform X1 yields MTTYAGENSKESSSSSLARLAPLQAVLFDIDGTLCDSDPFHYLAFREMLLEIGYNGGVPVDEEWFVKTISGKHNDDLVSVLFPNDHEKGVKFLDDKEALFRRLAKEQLKPLNGLYKMRKWIEDRGLKRAAVTNAPRANAELCINQLGLADFFDAIILGSECRHAKPYPDPYLKALEVLNISKDHTFVFEDSISGIKAGVAAGMSVVGLANRNPCELLMEAKPVFLIKDYEDPKLWAALEEIDKISGTKKTTT; encoded by the exons ATGACCACTTATGCTGGGGAAAACTCTAAGGAAAG CAGTTCTTCCTCTCTAGCAAGGCTTGCTCCCCTTCAAGCGGTACTATTTGACATTGATGGAACTTTATGTGATTCAGATCCATTTCACTACCTTGCATTCCGTGAAATGCTTCTGGAG ATAGGCTACAATGGGGGAGTGCCAGTTGATGAGGAATGGTTTGTTAAGACAATTTCTGGGAAACATAATGATGATCTTGTCTCTGTACTTTTCCCTAATGATCATGAAAAGGGTGTAAAATTCTTGGATGACAAGGAAGCTTTGTTTAGAAG GTTGGCAAAAGAACAATTGAAACCTCTAAATGGTCTCTATAAGATGAGAAAGTGGATTGAAGATCGTGGTCTGAAACGAGCTGCAGTTACCAATGCGCCTAGAGCTAATGCTGAACTATGTATAAATCAACTCGGCCTTGCTGATTTTTTTGATGCAATTATTCTTGGAAGTGAGTGCAGACATGCAAAACCATATCCTGATCCCTATTTGAAGGCCCTTGAAGTGCTAAATATATCAAAGGATCACACATTTGTATTTGAG GATTCTATCTCAGGAATAAAAGCTGGAGTGGCAGCAGGGATGTCTGTTGTTGGCTTGGCGAATCGAAATCCATGTGAGTTACTTATGGAAGCAAAACCTGTTTTTCTTATTAAAGATTATGAAGATCCAAAGTTATGGGCAGCACTTGAGGAGATTGACAAGATATCTGGTACCAAGAAGACCACAACATGA
- the LOC132612280 gene encoding uncharacterized protein LOC132612280: MSDNKSSFHPALAVSNIKNHVPIMLEMENVQYSTWAELFKIHARSHKVLNHIIPLKASQRTIPSTDAEKELWSTLDATVLSWIYSTISNDLLHTIIEPDSTAMEAWDRLRDIF, encoded by the coding sequence ATGTCGGACAACAAGTCCTCTTTTCACCCGGCTCTTGCCGTCTCAAATATCAAAAACCACGTTCCCATTATGCTTGAAATGGAAAACGTTCAATACTCTACGTGGGCAGAACTTTTCAAGATTCACGCACGATCTCACAAGGTTCTTAATCATATCATTCCTCTGAAAGCCAGTCAGAGGACGATTCCTTCTACTGATGCAGAAAAGGAACTATGGTCAACCTTGGATGCCACAGTTCTTTCGTGGATTTATTCTACCATTTCTAACGACTTATTGCACACCATTATCGAGCCCGATTCAACGGCTATGGAAGCTTGGGATAGATTGCGTGATATATTCTAA
- the LOC132608705 gene encoding haloacid dehalogenase-like hydrolase domain-containing protein Sgpp isoform X2: MTTYAGENSKESSSSLARLAPLQAVLFDIDGTLCDSDPFHYLAFREMLLEIGYNGGVPVDEEWFVKTISGKHNDDLVSVLFPNDHEKGVKFLDDKEALFRRLAKEQLKPLNGLYKMRKWIEDRGLKRAAVTNAPRANAELCINQLGLADFFDAIILGSECRHAKPYPDPYLKALEVLNISKDHTFVFEDSISGIKAGVAAGMSVVGLANRNPCELLMEAKPVFLIKDYEDPKLWAALEEIDKISGTKKTTT, encoded by the exons ATGACCACTTATGCTGGGGAAAACTCTAAGGAAAG TTCTTCCTCTCTAGCAAGGCTTGCTCCCCTTCAAGCGGTACTATTTGACATTGATGGAACTTTATGTGATTCAGATCCATTTCACTACCTTGCATTCCGTGAAATGCTTCTGGAG ATAGGCTACAATGGGGGAGTGCCAGTTGATGAGGAATGGTTTGTTAAGACAATTTCTGGGAAACATAATGATGATCTTGTCTCTGTACTTTTCCCTAATGATCATGAAAAGGGTGTAAAATTCTTGGATGACAAGGAAGCTTTGTTTAGAAG GTTGGCAAAAGAACAATTGAAACCTCTAAATGGTCTCTATAAGATGAGAAAGTGGATTGAAGATCGTGGTCTGAAACGAGCTGCAGTTACCAATGCGCCTAGAGCTAATGCTGAACTATGTATAAATCAACTCGGCCTTGCTGATTTTTTTGATGCAATTATTCTTGGAAGTGAGTGCAGACATGCAAAACCATATCCTGATCCCTATTTGAAGGCCCTTGAAGTGCTAAATATATCAAAGGATCACACATTTGTATTTGAG GATTCTATCTCAGGAATAAAAGCTGGAGTGGCAGCAGGGATGTCTGTTGTTGGCTTGGCGAATCGAAATCCATGTGAGTTACTTATGGAAGCAAAACCTGTTTTTCTTATTAAAGATTATGAAGATCCAAAGTTATGGGCAGCACTTGAGGAGATTGACAAGATATCTGGTACCAAGAAGACCACAACATGA
- the LOC132608707 gene encoding deoxyuridine 5'-triphosphate nucleotidohydrolase-like, which translates to MKPLGYTWLRPYATETKVPARGKALVPTDLSIAVPEGTYARIASRSGLTWKHSIDVGAGVIDADYRGPVGVILLNHSDVDFEVKIGDRIAQLIIEKIIVPDVEEVDDLDSTVRGSGGFGSIGV; encoded by the coding sequence ATGAAACCCCTCGGTtacacttggctccgcccctATGCGACGGAGACGAAAGTGCCTGCCAGGGGAAAGGCTCTAGTACCTACAGATCTTAGTATTGCCGTTCCTGAAGGAACATATGCCCGCATAGCTTCAAGATCAGGATTGACCTGGAAGCACTCTATAGATGTTGGGGCAGGTGTTATTGATGCAGACTATAGGGGACCAGTTGGTGTTATACTTTTAAACCATTCTGATGTTGATTTTGAAGTGAAAATTGGTGACAGAATAGCTCAATTGATCATTGAGAAAATCATTGTGCCAGATGTCGAGGAGGTTGATGATCTAGACTCTACAGTTAGGGGCTCTGGAGGCTTTGGATCCATCGGTGTTTGA